CCGGTACGCCACGATTGAGGCGTGTACGACCAGCCGATCCACGACCCGGACCCCTCCGTTGTGCCGGGATTTCGCATCGACCCGGTGCTGGCGCGCAGCTGGCTGCTGGTGAACGGGGCGCAGTACGAGCGCTTCTCCCCGGCGGCGCGTTCGCGCGCCGACATCGTCGTCCTCGACATCGAGGACGCGGTGGCGCCCAAGGACAAAGCCGCTGCCCGCGACAATGTGGTTCGGTGGCTGTCCGACGGCAACAACGACTGGGTACGGGTGAACGGGTTCGGCACACCGTGGTGGGCCGACGACCTCGACACGCTCAAGGGCACGTCGGTGGGCGGCATCATGCTGGCCATGGTCGAATCCGTCGACCATGTCACCGAGACCGCCAACCGGCTGCCGGACGTGCCGATCGTCGCGCTGGTGGAGACCGCGCGCGGGCTGGAGCGCATCACCGAGATCGCCGCGACCAAGGGCACCTTCCGGCTCGCGTTCGGCATCGGCGACTTCCGCCGCGACACCGGTTTCGGTGAGAATCCCGCGACGTTGGCCTACGCGCGGTCCCGGTTCACCATCGCCGCCAAGGCCGCGCACCTGCCGAGTGCGATCGACGGCCCGACGGTGGGTTCGAGCCCGTTGAAGCTGGCGGAGGCGACGGCCGTGTCGGCCGAGTTCGGCATGACCGGCAAGATCTGCCTCACCCCCGACCAGTGCCCGACGGTCAACGAGGGCCTGTCACCGTCGCAGGACGAGATCAGTTGGGCCAAAGAATTTTTCGCCGAGTTCCAGCGTGACGGCGGCGAGATCCGCAACGGGTCGGACCTGCCCCGTATCGCGCGGGCCAACAAGATCCTTGACCTCGCGCGCGCCTACGGCATCCATGAACCCGAGTACAGCGACGACGATCCCGATCACGTGCCCGCGCCGTCGGACACATACCACTACTGAGGTCTGTCGGGGTTCCTGCGCGCAGCGGTCTGCACGGCCCGCAGTAGGCCGCGGCCTGCGTAGATGGCTGCCACCACCGAGATGACGATCATGATGACGAACATCGGCAGCCAGTTGGTGCGGCCGTGGTCGATGTTCCACCAGACGATGGTGAACAGCACCGCACAGATGAAGACGACGACGTCACGCCAGTTGCCCTGATACGACGTCGCGGCCAGGCGGATCTCGCGGCTGCGTTCACCCGCGGTGATGAGGTCGTTGATGCGTTGGTTGATGCTGGCGCGCAGCCGGTTGCGCAGCTCGACCTCTTCTTCCGGCAACCGCTCCAGCAGGTCCATGTCCTTGGCGATCATTCCGCGCACGTCCGGCGGCCGGAGGTTACCCGCGATGACCCCCAGCATGGCGCCGCCTGCGATCGGCGCGGCGCCAAGGGCGAGTTCGGCAATCCCCGGCATGGCCCTCCTTCAGTACGACAACTCAGTCCGTCAACGTCGCGGCCAGCGTGCCACCGAGTTCGTACGCGGCCTCACGAACGGCCGCGTCGACGGCCCCGGTGACTTCCAGGGTGTCGGCGGCCTTCGTCAGGGCGAGCCCGGTGACGATGCGGTCCACGGCATTGACGGCACCCGTGGTGTCGTTGTTGCCGTGGACCCATAATCCATACGGCCGCCCGGCAACGTGGTCAAGCACCGGGTAGTACACCGTGTCGAAGAAGTGCTTGAGCGCGCCGCTCATGTATCCGAAGTTCGCGGTGGTCCCGAACAGGTAGCCGTCGGCGTCGAGCACGTCGGGGATCGTCGCGGCCAGTGCCGGACGGGTGACGACGTCGACGCCGGTGATGTCGGGATCGTGGGTGCCGGCCAGCACCGCCTCCAAGAGCTCTCGCGTTGCCGGGGACGGCGTGTGATGCACCACCAGCAGTCGCGGCACCGGCAAGCTCCCATCCGTCTCCCTGCACCGGCACGTCGGTCCGGCTGGAGAGCACTACGGTATCTCTTCCAGCGCGCAAGCAGCGGCCCGTCCCCTCAACGCGCGGGGACGGTCCGCTTGTCGCCCTGCAGCCGGTCAGACCAGCTCGGGCACCCGCAGGTGGGCAACCGCCAGCTCGAAGTCGCACACGTCGAGCACCTCCGCGTGCGCTTCCTGACTGCCCGTCGCTCTGATCCTGTCCATCCGGTCCTTGTTCCGCTCCATCGCTTCCATGCTCTCGAAGGTCGCCGCGGCCACGCCACGACCGGATGCGCGGTCGACGAGCAGGCTGCCGCTGCAGAAACCTTCCAGTTCCTCGAGGGCGGGCAGGATCCTCATCTTGTAAAACTCGATGGCCTGGTCGAGCTGATCCGCGTCCACCTTGACCCAGGTGGCTCGGACACAGGCACCTGTACCCGAGGAGTGCTCGCGATGCATGGCAGCAATCTCCCATTCCTCGACCTGCCTGTCACCGCCCAGTAGCTCGGCGACCCGGTCACGGATCGGCCGAACGGACTCTTCGCTTGCGTGCATCGCCTCCTCGGACTCCCAGGAGCTGGTGACGATGCAGCGGCCGGATGTTCGGTCGGCCAAGAAGGACAAGCCAACGTACCCGTCGATGTCCTCGAGCGCTGGCATCACGCTGTCGCGCGTATGCGCGATCCCGGCGTCAATGGATGCGGGCTGACCGTGGATGGTGGTGCTTCGTGCGTACATGATCTGCCTCCGTTGGAGATGGGGCAGCGTCTCGACGGCGCCGCCGGACTCTTTCATCGTCCTCCGACGGACAGGGCATGACAATGGGTAGGGGGTTTCGGCCTGACATTATTTCCGCTGCGTTGAACTCCGTTGCGCGCCCGCGCAATACGTTGCTCATGCACACACGTCCACTGAGATCTGAGATCCCCGGCGTCGGCAGCGGCAGGAAGATGACCCGGATTGACGCCAGGGCCCCGCCGTCTGGGTCATGACCGCTGTTGTTCCTGCATCCGCACCGCGGTGCGCATGGTTTCGCGGGCCCGGCTCCGGTCGCCGGCGAAGTCGTAGGCCCGGGCCAACCGGTACCAGCGCAGCCAGTTGTCCGGATCGGCTTCCAGTTCGGCCTTGACGGTGCCGAACAGCGCGTCGGCCGCGTCACGTTCGATGCGACCGGACGGACGCTTCGGCAGGTCACTGACATCGAGCTCCATGCCCTGTTCGCGGGCCAGCGCGGCCAGGCGTTGGTGTGCCAGCCCGGCCCGCAGCGTCGAGAACAACACCCAGGCCCCGATCAGCGGGAAGGCCAGCAGCGCCACACCCAGCCCGATCGCGGCCGGCTCACCGGAGGTGATGAAGACCAACGCGGCCCGCCCCAACATCACGAAGTAGGCGATCAGCGCCAGGCACATGAAGCCGATCACCAGCTGGATGCGCAGCGAGCGCGCGCCCTCGCTCACGACAGGTCGAGCAGCGGCTCAATGCCGATGGTCAGGCCCGGCCGCTCGCCGACCTTGCGCACCGCCAGCAGCACCCCTGGAACGAACGAGGACCGGTCCAGGCTGTCGTGCCGGATCGTCAGGGTCTCCCCCGTGGTGCCGAACAGCACCTCCTGGTGGGCGATCAGCCCGGCCAGCCGGACCGAATGCACCGGCACGCCATCGACATCGGCGCCGCGGGCGCCGTCGAGGCCGGTGCTGGTGGCATCCGGGCTGGGCGGCATACCTTTTCGCGCCTCAGCGATGAGCTTCGCGGTGCGCGCAGCGGTGCCCGACGGCGCATCGGCCTTGTGCGGATGGTGCAGTTCGATGATCTCCACGGACTCGAAATAGCGGGCGGCCTGCCGGGCGAAATGCATGGTCAGCACCGCTCCGATGGCGAAGTTCGGGGCGATGATCACCGATGACCCGGGTTTGTCCTTGAGCCAGGCCTCGACCTGCTCGATACGTTCCCAGGTGAAACCGGTGGTGCCGACGACGGCGTGAATACCGTTGTCGATGAGGAACTTCAGGTTGTCCATCACCACATCGGGATGGGTGAAGTCGATCACCACCTCGGTCTGGGATTCGGTGAGCAGGCTCAGCGGATCGTCCGCGTCGACGCCGGTGGAGAACGTCAGATCCTCCGCGGCTTCGACCGCGTGCACCATGGTCGCGCCGACTTTGCCTTTTGCCCCGAGAACACCAACTCGCATGGTTGGGAGCCTACTGCCCGGGGCCGGTCGCGGGCCCTCGAGCCCACGCATCCGGTCGGCTCCCACGCACGTCGATGTGGGGCAGGGTCCGGCAACCCGGGGGATGACCAGCGGACCCCGGGATGTCACCGTTGGGATTGGCAGCGACGTGGCGATCTCGGTGCATGGCCCGGCCGACGACACCGGCATCGTCGCGCTGAAGGCGATCCGGGACCTCGTGCTGACCGGCGAACACGATGAGTGGACCAGTCAGCATGTGCGAAGCAACCTGCTGACCTGTCTGTCCGATGCCGGACTTGCCGATGCCATCACCGGATTCTCTGCGGACAGTCGGCCCGACCCGGGCTCAGCATGTCTCGTCGGGATGCTGCTGCCCGAGCAGCGACCGGACCAGCGGCCGTGGCCCGTACGGCCGCAACAACGTGCTGGCCGGCCGAGAACGGACCCGCTGCGGCCACCAGAACCACCGCCCCAACAATGCCGCGAGTGAGGGAGTCATGAACGAGCGCACCACCAATGTGTCGAACAACAGGCCCAGCCCGATGGTGGTGCCGATCTGACCGATGATGCGCAGGTCACTGACGACCATGGCCGCCATCGTCGCCGCGAACACCAACCCCGCCGACGTGACGACCTTGCCGGTGCCGCCCATCGATCGGATGATCCCGGTGCTGATACCGGCGACGAGTTCCTCCTTCATGCGCGAGACCAACAACAGGTTGTAGTCGGAGCCGACCGCCAACAGGATGATCACGGACATCGCCAGGACTATCCAGTGCAGTTCGATGCCCAACAAGTACTGCCACAACAGCACGGAAAGTCCGAACGACGCACCCAACGAAAGCGCCACCGTGCCCACGATCGCCAGTGCCGCAACGAGACTGCGCGTGATGATGAGCATGATGAGGAACACCAGGCTGATCGCTGCGATGCCGGCGATCAGCAGATCGTATGTGGAACCGTCGCGCCAATCCTTTGCGGTCGACGCGGCACCGGCCACATCGATCTTGCTGTTGACCAACGGGGTTCCCTTGAGCGCCTCTTCGGCCGCCGTCCGAATCTGTTCAACGCGGGCGATACCCTCTCCGGTCGCCGGCTCACCTCTGTGGGAAATGATGAATCGCACGGCCTTTCCGTCCGGGGACAGGAACTGTGTCATCGCACGTTGGAAGTCGGGGTTCTCGAACACCTCGGGCGGCAGATAGAACGAATCATCGTTCTTGGCCGCATCGAACGTCTGCCCCATCACGGCCGCGTCCTTGCTCGACTCTTCGGCCTGTGCGATCAAACCCGACGTTGTGCTGTGCACGGTCAGCAACATGGTCCGGAAGGTCTTCACGACGTCGATCAGCTCGGGAAGCTGCCCGAGTATGTTCGGTAAGAGATTGTCGAGCTGATCGATGTTGTCGACGAGTGTCGCCAATTTGTCATCGAGCTCGTCCACGCCGTCCATGGCGTCGAATATCGATCGCAGCGACGAACAAATGGGGATGTCGAAACAGTGTGGCTCCCAATAGAAGTAGTTGCGAACCGGACGCAGGAAATCATCGAAGAGCGCGATACTGCCCCGCAGATCGGCGGTGACCTCCTGCAGTTCATGCGTGTTCACCGCCATCCGATGGGTGATACCCGTGAGCTGTTGGAAGATCCCGCTCAGACGCTGCAGCGTCGCGATCATGGTATCTGCGTCGTCCGCCTGCTTGAGGATGTCGTCGATCCGCGACTTCTGGAAGTTCGTCACCTGTGCCTGGCTGGCGTTTTGCAGGCTGAGCAGAAACGGTATCGACGTGTGTTCGATCGGAGTCCCCTCCGGCCGGGTGATCGCCTGCACCCGGGATACCCCACGTACCTTGAACACCGCCTTGGCCAGCCTGTTCAGCACCAGGAAATCCGACGGATTCCGCAAGTCGTGATCGGACTCGACAAGGAGCACTTCTGGCTGCAGACGAGATTGGGTGAAATGTCGTTCGGCAGCCTCGAACCCCTGATTGGCAGGAATGTCGCCGGAGATGTACGCCCGGTCGTCGTAACTGGTCTCGTACCCCGGCAGCGCCAGCAATCCGACCAGTGCCACCGCGCACGAAGCGACCAGGATAGGGCCCGGCCACCGGACGATGGCCGTGCCGATACGCCGCCAACTACGAACACGCAGTCTGCGTTTGGGATCCAACAGACCAAATCGGCTGGCCACCACGATTCCGGAGGGAACCAACGTCACCGCGACGGCTACGGCCGCCACCATACCGATGGAGCACGGCACGCCCATGGTGTGGAAGTACGGCAACCGGGTGAAAGTGAGACACAGAATGGCGCCGGCAATGGTCAGGCCGGAAGCCAACACCACCGGGGCGGTGCTGCGAAACGCACTGTAATACGCGGATTCACGGTCTTCCCCTGCCTGCCGTGCTTCCTGATATCGGCCGAAATAGAAGATTCCGTAATCGGTTCCGGCCGCGATACTCAGGAACACCAACATATTGACGGCGAATGTCGAGAGCACGAAGACATCGTGATGACCGAGGAACGCAACGATGCCACGCGCCACGGCCAACTCGACACCCACCATGGTCAGCAACAGAACGACCGTGGCGATCGAACGGTAGACCAGGAGCAGCATTGCAAAGATGATCACGGCTGTCACCAGGGTGATCTTCAGGATGGACCGGTTGCCGGTGTGCTGCATGTCGGATGCGAGCGGCGCCGCGCCGGTCACATACACGTGCACTCCGGGCGGGGCAGACAGGCCGTCGACAATGCTGCGGACCGCGGCCACCGATTCATCGCCAAGCGGTGTTCCCTGGTTGCCTGCAAGGTTCAGCTGGGTGTAGACCGCTTTGCCGTCGGGGCTCTGCACACTCGATGAGGTGAGCCGATCCCCCCACAGATCCTGCACGTGCTCAACGTGTTTGGATTCAGTGCGCAGCCGTGCGACCAGTTTGGCGTAGTACTCGTGCGCGTCCTCGCCGAGCGGGTCCGTGCCCTCGAGCACGATCATCGCCGCGCTGTCCGAATCCGATTCCTTGAATAGCTGCCCCATCCGCATCAGGGCTCGCGCCGACGGCGCGTCCTGGGGCATGAGCGAAACCGAGTTCTGCTCGGCGACCCGCTCCAGCGACGGGATGGCGGCCTTCCAGTCCCCTCCGACCGAGGCCAGGTTCGTCACCAGCACCACCACGATCCAGGCGACGATGATGAGGGGAGAGAACGTGCGTATGGTCCGCGCGATGAACGGCGGCCGGGATTGCGGAACGTTCATACGAGTTCGCTACTCCCCCAGCAGCAGTGAACGCACCAGCGGGCGCGGACCCGTCGGCCGAAGCATGGTGCTGGCCGGACGAGGACGCACACGTTGCGGCCACCAGAACCAACGGCCGAGCAGCGCAGCAATGGACGGCGTCATCAATGCGCGCACAACCAGTGTGTCGAACAGCAGCCCCAGACCGATGGTGGTGCCCACCTGGCCGATCGTCAGCAGGTCACTGACGATCATCGATCCCATCGTCGCGGCGAACACCAGCCCCGCGGCGGTCACCACCTTGCCAGTACCGCCCATCGCTCGGATGATCCCGGTGCTGATCCCGGCGCCGATCTCTTCCTTCATCCGCGACACCAACAGCAGGTTGTAATCAGAACCGACCGCCAACAAGACGATGACCGACATCGCCAGTACCACCCAGTTGATCTGGATGCCGACGATGTACTGCCACATCAGGACTGACAACCCAAAGGATGCGCCCAACGACAATGCCACGGTCCCGACGATCACCAGCGCGGCGACGAGACTGCGTGTCATGATCACCATGATCAGGAAGATCAGGCACAGCGCAGCCACGCCGGCGATCAAGAGATCGATCTTCGACCCGTCGACCAGATCTTTTACGCCCGCCGCGGTTCCGGCGACCGACAGTTGCGCACGTTCCAGCGGAGTGCCCTTGAGCGCCTCCTCGGCCGCGATCCGAATCGGTTCGACGCGTGAAATACCCTCGGGCGTAGCAGGATCGCTTCGCTGCGCGATGAGCAGACGCGCGGCCTTCCCATCCGGGGACATGAAGATCTTCATGACCCGTTTGAAATCCTCGTTCTCCAGGACCTCCGGCGACAGGTAGAACGAATCATCGTTATTGGCATTGTCGAAGGCCTTACCCATGACCGTCGCGTTGCCGCTGGAATCGTCCAGTTGGTCAAAGATGCCCGACATGGTGCTGTGCATCGTGAGGATCATTGTGCGGCTGCTCTCCATGGTGGCGATCAACTGCGGGAACTGCAGCAGCAGTTGCGGCATGAGGCTGTCGAGTTGATCGAGGTTCTCGACCAGACCCTTCATCTTGTTGGCCACCTCGTCGACGCCATCGATCGCATCAAAGATGGATCTGATCGACTCGCAGATCGGGATGTCGAAACAGTGCGGTTCCCAATACAAGTAGTTACGCAGCGGCCGCCAGAAGTCCTCGAAATCCGACACCCGGTCACGCAGATCATTCGTCACACCTTGAAGATCGTGGGTGGTTTCGACCGTGCTGTGCGTGATTGCCGCCATCTGCTGCATCAACGAAAACATGTGCTTCATGAGATTGATCGTCGTGACCATCTCGTCGGCCTGCTTGAGGAGATCGTCCATGCGCTCTCGCTGGAAAGGCAGGCTCAGGCGTTGGCTGGCATTCGACATGCTCAGCATGAACGGGATCGATGTATGTGCGATCTGGGTACCTTCGGGGCGGGTGATCGACTGCACGCTGGAGATCCCCGGAACCGCGAAAACGGCTTTGGCGAGCCGATTCAGGACCAACAGATCGGCCGGATTCCGCATGTCGTGGTCGGCCTCCACCAACAGCAGGTCGGGCGTCGACGTCTTCGACTCGGGGAAATGCCTTGCCGCGGCGGCGAATCCATTGTTGGCAGGGATGTCCTGCGGAATGTACTTCTGGTCGCTGTAGCTGGGGTTGTACCCGGGCAGCGTCAACAGACCGATCAGCGCGATCCCGACGGTCACTACGAGGATGGGCGTGGGCCATCGGACAATCGCGGTGCCGACCCGACGCCAGCGGCGCGTGATCACCATCCGTTTCGGGTCGAAGATGCCGACCCGGCTACCGACCGCGATGGTCGCCGGTACCAGAGTCAGCGCGACGGCGACCGCAACCAGGATGCCCACCGCGCCGGGAATGCCCAACGGCCGGAAGTACGGCAGGCGGGTGAAGCTCAGGCAGGCAATGCTGCCGGCGATCGTCACCCCGGAAGCCAGGACGACCTTCGCCACACCGCGATATGCCGTGTAATAGGCCGATTCACGGTCTTCTCCGGCTTGGCGGGCCTCTTGGTATCGGCCGGTGAAGAAGATCCCGTAGTCCGTGCCCGCCGCAATGCCGACCGACACCAACAGGTTGACGACGTATGTGGTGAGACCAACGAGGCCCTGGAGGCCGAGAAAGGCGACCAGGCCCCTCGCCACCTGTAGCTCGACAGCGACTGTCAGCAGCAGAATGATGACCGTAAGGAACGATCGGTAGAGCAGGAGCAACATCAAGAAGATCACACCGACCGTCACCAAGGTGATGAGGAGCACCGTTCTGTTACCGCTCTGCCCCACGTCGGCAACTACCGCGGCCGGGCCGGTGACGAAAGCCTGGACCCCGGGCGGGACCGGCGTGTTCTCTACGATGTCCCTTACGGCTTGCACCGATTCATTTGCCAGAGCCTGTCCGAAGCTCCCGACAAGATTCAGTTGAACGTAGGCGGCTTTGCCGTCTGCGCTTTGCGCGGCGCCTGCTGTGAGCGGGTCGCCCCAGAAGTCCTGGACGTGCTGCACATGCGCCGTATCGTCCTTCAGTTGGCGAACAATGGAGTCGTAGAACCGGTGGGCATCGCCGCCGAGCGGGTCTCGGCCCTCCAGAACGATGACGGCCACGCTTTCGGAATCAGATTCCCGGAACACCTCACCCATTCGCGTCATCGCCTTGACGGACGGGGCGTCGGGCGGGCTCAGCGACACCGAGTGCTGTTGTTCGACCACTTCCAGTGGTGGCACCGCCAGAGTCACCAAGACGGTGATTGCGACCCACCCCAGGATGATCGGTACCGAGAAGGTGCGGATCACCCATGCCAGCCGCGACCGCTGCGTGTTGGCGTCCCGGTTCGTACTGTGCCTGTTCATGCGGACTTCAGAAGGCAAGAGGTGAACGCATTTACCTCGTTGGATATCTTCTCGGCCTTGACTTCGTCGTCCACCGTGATACGGCACCCGATATTGTCGCTGTTCCCCTGCGCCATGACACTGCCCACGGCAGTGCTCGCAGTGATATCGAACTCCAGCGACCAGGGCAAGGTGATCTGCTGGACGAATTGCGGATCGGTGTTGATGTCGAAGTAGCTGATATCGGCGAGTGTCCCAGGCGTACCAAAGACCTCGTATGTCAGAGTTTTGGGATCGAAAGGTTTTGTGGCATCGACTTTGGTGTCACCATACGAAGGATGCCTTTGGGAACCGAAGATCGCATGAAGACGCGACACAGTAAAGCCTCCAACAGCGATCACGACCATCGCCAATAGTGGAATCCAGAACCGCTGCAAAGACTTGAAAATCGTGACTCTCCTCCGCTATAAGCCCGGTCAGCGTCACCCTGGGATACGCGCCTTTGGTGATCGCGCGAACTGACTTCGCAGCGTCCGACGGGCCTAGACCAGAACTGATTCCCGCTGATTCGGGTCAGGCACAACAAGATTGGGGCAGACACCACCCGCCCCGGGATGGGGTCAACCTGTCCCCTGGAACGCCCAGACGATCCGTCCGGTCGCCGAAGTATTTCGTCGCATGAATCGGCTTCTGGGACAGAACAACACAACGGATTCCCGGACGCGTCCCGGATTGCCGCCTTCGATTCGTCGGGAAGCCTTGCCGAGCAGATGTTTCCGCGAACTCCGCCCGCCGGTCTCTCCACATCCCGCGAGACTACCTACTGATAGGTAGGTGCGCAAGCCTGTCGCCTGCAAGGGAAACGGACTCGGCGGCCGCCGCCGGTACGCAACCGCCGATCCTCAGGCCGTATAACCGCCATCGATGTTCCAATTGGCGCCGGTGACGAAACCGGATTCCGGACCGGCCAGGTAACTCACCACTCCAGCTACCTCGGTCGCCTGGCCGTACCGGCCCAGTGCGATGAAACTCCTGCTTGCGTCGGCGTATTCACCTCGGTCGGGGTTCATATCGGTGGCGGTCGGACCGGGCTGAACGTTGTTGATGGTGATGCCCCGTGGGGCCTGCTCACGGGTAAGCCCTCGGGTCAGCCCGGCGATGGCCGCCTTCGTCATGGCGTACACGGCCAGCCCAGGAATGGCCAACCGGTCGGCGTAGACGCTGCCGATGTTGATGATCCGGCCACCTTCGCCGAGATGGGGAATAGCGGCCTGGATCGCAGCGAAGACGCCACGCACGTTGACGGCGACCATCCGGTCGAACTCCTCGAGACCCAGCGACTCGACATCGCCGAAGGTACCCACGCCGGCGTTGTTGACCAGGATGTCCAACCCGCCCAGCTGCGAAACCGTCGCCTCGACCGAAGTCCTGACCTGCTCGGCGTTTCCCGCGTCGGCTCGGAACGCGACTGCCGTCCCACCGTCGGCCTCGACCTCGGCCACGAGCTTCGCCGACTCAGCCGCCGAGGAACTGTAGGTGAACGCCACCGCGGCTCCGTCGGCAGCCAGGCGCCGCACGATCGCTGCCCCGATTCCACGTGCGCCCCCGGTCACCAGCGCCAGTCGCCCGGTCAGATCTGTCATGTGGTCATCCTTCGCTCGTTGATGGAGGTCTCTATTGAGGGACGTTGGATTCCCGTCGAACATTCGCGCCAAGACCGCCGGTTTGCCAGGCAAACCGGACGTACTCGACCCCGCGACACAGCGAAGGAATTCGTCTCAGGAATCGTTCACCACGGCACAGACACATCGAGACGAGGACAGCGATGAGAATTCGGCAAGGAGACGTAGCACTCATCACGGGCGCTTCCCGGGGGCTCGGCCGCCACATCGCACTGGCGCTGGCCAGCCGCGGAATGAACCTGGTGCTGGCCGCGCGTAGTCAGGACGCACTCGACGCCGTGGCCGCAGAGGTGCGCACCGCGACCAGCGCCACGGTGTCCACGGTGGTCGTCGACCTGGCCGATCGCACACAGGCAGCTGCTCTGGCGCGACGGGCGGCCGACGTGGGCGGCCCCATCGACCTGCTCGTCAACAACGCTGGGATCGAATCCGTGGGTAGGCCAGAGGAATCGGACCTCGACGATCTTGGTGCGATGACCGACGTCAATCTGCTGGCACCGATGCTGTTGACCAGAACCGTCCTGCCCGACATGATCAGACGCGGCCGTGGCCACGTCGTCAATGTTTCGTCGGTGGCAGGGCTGGTCGGCAGCGCCTACGCGGAGTCCTACAACGCCACCAAGTTCGGCCTTGTCGGATACACCCGCGCCCTCCGAATGACAGCTCAAGATCGAGGCTGGAACGTGAGCGCATCGGTGGTCTGCCCAGGTTTCATGGCGGCGGAGGACGGGATGTATGCGAATCAGGTGAAAGAGTTCGGGGCGACCGCACCCAAGGCCATCGGATGCATGCCGGTCGACGCATTGGGCAGGGCGGTCGTGGAGGCCGTCGAGAAGGATCTACCCGACGCCATCGTCGCGCCGGGCGCACTGAGGGCGGTGGCGGTGGCCTCGATCGCCATGCCCAGACTGTTCGAGCGCATCGCCCGAAAGGCCAACCTCGCCGCGCCGTTCCGGACGATCGCCGAGCACCGCGGGGCTCGGCGCAGCGGGGACGCCCAGCCGAACGCCTGAGATGAGGATCGCATCAGCCAAAGTGATGATGAGCGAACCCGTGACGCGCCGATGTCCGGGGACCGGAGGCGGGTGAGCGAAACCGATTACCACCGACCGGAATTCCGACACTGACAACCACACCGGCAGCTGGCCTCTAGGGTGAAACCATGCGTCTGTT
This region of Mycolicibacterium goodii genomic DNA includes:
- the dapB gene encoding 4-hydroxy-tetrahydrodipicolinate reductase, whose protein sequence is MRVGVLGAKGKVGATMVHAVEAAEDLTFSTGVDADDPLSLLTESQTEVVIDFTHPDVVMDNLKFLIDNGIHAVVGTTGFTWERIEQVEAWLKDKPGSSVIIAPNFAIGAVLTMHFARQAARYFESVEIIELHHPHKADAPSGTAARTAKLIAEARKGMPPSPDATSTGLDGARGADVDGVPVHSVRLAGLIAHQEVLFGTTGETLTIRHDSLDRSSFVPGVLLAVRKVGERPGLTIGIEPLLDLS
- a CDS encoding HpcH/HpaI aldolase/citrate lyase family protein encodes the protein MYDQPIHDPDPSVVPGFRIDPVLARSWLLVNGAQYERFSPAARSRADIVVLDIEDAVAPKDKAAARDNVVRWLSDGNNDWVRVNGFGTPWWADDLDTLKGTSVGGIMLAMVESVDHVTETANRLPDVPIVALVETARGLERITEIAATKGTFRLAFGIGDFRRDTGFGENPATLAYARSRFTIAAKAAHLPSAIDGPTVGSSPLKLAEATAVSAEFGMTGKICLTPDQCPTVNEGLSPSQDEISWAKEFFAEFQRDGGEIRNGSDLPRIARANKILDLARAYGIHEPEYSDDDPDHVPAPSDTYHY
- a CDS encoding flavodoxin family protein, with the protein product MPRLLVVHHTPSPATRELLEAVLAGTHDPDITGVDVVTRPALAATIPDVLDADGYLFGTTANFGYMSGALKHFFDTVYYPVLDHVAGRPYGLWVHGNNDTTGAVNAVDRIVTGLALTKAADTLEVTGAVDAAVREAAYELGGTLAATLTD
- a CDS encoding RND family transporter encodes the protein MNRHSTNRDANTQRSRLAWVIRTFSVPIILGWVAITVLVTLAVPPLEVVEQQHSVSLSPPDAPSVKAMTRMGEVFRESDSESVAVIVLEGRDPLGGDAHRFYDSIVRQLKDDTAHVQHVQDFWGDPLTAGAAQSADGKAAYVQLNLVGSFGQALANESVQAVRDIVENTPVPPGVQAFVTGPAAVVADVGQSGNRTVLLITLVTVGVIFLMLLLLYRSFLTVIILLLTVAVELQVARGLVAFLGLQGLVGLTTYVVNLLVSVGIAAGTDYGIFFTGRYQEARQAGEDRESAYYTAYRGVAKVVLASGVTIAGSIACLSFTRLPYFRPLGIPGAVGILVAVAVALTLVPATIAVGSRVGIFDPKRMVITRRWRRVGTAIVRWPTPILVVTVGIALIGLLTLPGYNPSYSDQKYIPQDIPANNGFAAAARHFPESKTSTPDLLLVEADHDMRNPADLLVLNRLAKAVFAVPGISSVQSITRPEGTQIAHTSIPFMLSMSNASQRLSLPFQRERMDDLLKQADEMVTTINLMKHMFSLMQQMAAITHSTVETTHDLQGVTNDLRDRVSDFEDFWRPLRNYLYWEPHCFDIPICESIRSIFDAIDGVDEVANKMKGLVENLDQLDSLMPQLLLQFPQLIATMESSRTMILTMHSTMSGIFDQLDDSSGNATVMGKAFDNANNDDSFYLSPEVLENEDFKRVMKIFMSPDGKAARLLIAQRSDPATPEGISRVEPIRIAAEEALKGTPLERAQLSVAGTAAGVKDLVDGSKIDLLIAGVAALCLIFLIMVIMTRSLVAALVIVGTVALSLGASFGLSVLMWQYIVGIQINWVVLAMSVIVLLAVGSDYNLLLVSRMKEEIGAGISTGIIRAMGGTGKVVTAAGLVFAATMGSMIVSDLLTIGQVGTTIGLGLLFDTLVVRALMTPSIAALLGRWFWWPQRVRPRPASTMLRPTGPRPLVRSLLLGE
- a CDS encoding RND family transporter, whose protein sequence is MNVPQSRPPFIARTIRTFSPLIIVAWIVVVLVTNLASVGGDWKAAIPSLERVAEQNSVSLMPQDAPSARALMRMGQLFKESDSDSAAMIVLEGTDPLGEDAHEYYAKLVARLRTESKHVEHVQDLWGDRLTSSSVQSPDGKAVYTQLNLAGNQGTPLGDESVAAVRSIVDGLSAPPGVHVYVTGAAPLASDMQHTGNRSILKITLVTAVIIFAMLLLVYRSIATVVLLLTMVGVELAVARGIVAFLGHHDVFVLSTFAVNMLVFLSIAAGTDYGIFYFGRYQEARQAGEDRESAYYSAFRSTAPVVLASGLTIAGAILCLTFTRLPYFHTMGVPCSIGMVAAVAVAVTLVPSGIVVASRFGLLDPKRRLRVRSWRRIGTAIVRWPGPILVASCAVALVGLLALPGYETSYDDRAYISGDIPANQGFEAAERHFTQSRLQPEVLLVESDHDLRNPSDFLVLNRLAKAVFKVRGVSRVQAITRPEGTPIEHTSIPFLLSLQNASQAQVTNFQKSRIDDILKQADDADTMIATLQRLSGIFQQLTGITHRMAVNTHELQEVTADLRGSIALFDDFLRPVRNYFYWEPHCFDIPICSSLRSIFDAMDGVDELDDKLATLVDNIDQLDNLLPNILGQLPELIDVVKTFRTMLLTVHSTTSGLIAQAEESSKDAAVMGQTFDAAKNDDSFYLPPEVFENPDFQRAMTQFLSPDGKAVRFIISHRGEPATGEGIARVEQIRTAAEEALKGTPLVNSKIDVAGAASTAKDWRDGSTYDLLIAGIAAISLVFLIMLIITRSLVAALAIVGTVALSLGASFGLSVLLWQYLLGIELHWIVLAMSVIILLAVGSDYNLLLVSRMKEELVAGISTGIIRSMGGTGKVVTSAGLVFAATMAAMVVSDLRIIGQIGTTIGLGLLFDTLVVRSFMTPSLAALLGRWFWWPQRVRSRPASTLLRPYGPRPLVRSLLGQQHPDETC